The genomic stretch AACTTAGGATTGGGGATGACGCAGCTTTCACCCGATCATCACTACTTCCTCAGTCTTATAACGGGCGTGGTTCAATCCGGCGGAGCTATCGCCAGCAACTGCTCGACCATCAATTGCGGGTTCACCGCGATTGCCAATCCGAGCGGCACCGGAGTTACCGGCCGCCAGCCGGCCAGTGACGGCTGCTTCGGTATTACTTCCAAAGGCGACAAATTCTTCGATAAAAATTGCGACGGCGATTACAACGACGCCAATGATCGCAGCAAGTGGGCGAATTAAGGAAGGTTAATCGACTAACTGCGCAGCGCCCGGGGAACCGGGAACACCACTCCTTCATTGCCTTGATCGGCACCGGACACCACCGACGCGCCCCACTCCGTCAGCCGGGCCACGACCTGCTGAACTAAAACCTCCGGCGCCGACGCACCCGCCGTCAAACCAATCCTAGAAGCACCTTCTAACCACTCGCGCCGTATATCTTCAGGGCCATCGATCATATAAGCGCGTGCGCCCAAGGATTCGGCGACTTCCCGCAGTCGATTAGAGTTGGAGCTGTTGCGCGAACCAACGACGAGAAAAACTTCACAGTTGCCAGCGAGTTGCTTAACCGCATCCTGCCGATTTTGCGTTGCATAACAGATGTCGTCGCGCTTCGGCCCCTGAATCGCCGGGAAGCGAACGTGGAGCGCATCGACGATTTTCTTGGTGTCGTCGACCGACAGCGTCGTTTGGGTAACGTAACCGAGATTTTGCGGATCGCGTACCTGCAACTTCGCGACGTCATCGACTGTTTGGATGAGATAAATTCCATCGTTCACTTGACCCATCGTGCCTTCGACTTCCGGATGACCGGCATGGCCGATGAGAACGAGCTCGGTGCCGTGTTTACGGTGCCGAACGACTTCCATGTGAACCTTAGTCACCAGCGGACAGGTAGCATCGAACACGCGCAGGCCGCGATTGCGCGCCTGCGCTTGTACGGCGCGGGATACACCGTGCGCGCTAAAAATAACTGTGGCGCCGTCCGGCACCTGATCCAGTTCATCGACGAATACAGCACCCTTGGCGCGCAGATCGTCGACCACGAAGCGGTTGTGCACGACTTCATGGCGCACATAAATCGGCGCGCCGAACAACTCGAGCGCGCGCTCAACGATCTCGATCGCGCGGTCGACACCGGCACAGAAACCTCTGGGGCTGGCTAGATAAACTTGCATGGGCGGCATAATACGCAGGAAAACGACGGTTTACGAACCTAGGATTCGGCGTGGCGCTTGCGTGTGCCAATACCGAAGGCATCAAGGATCAACAACGCGGCACCGATGGTAATCGCCGAGTCAGCGACGTTAAACGCCGGCCAATGCCAGGTTTTATAGTAAATGTCGATGAAATCGATCACATGGCCGTGTATGAATCGGTCGATCAAATTACCCAAGGCGCCGCCGAGGATCAGCGACAAACCGATAGCGACGCTACGCTCGGCGGCGCTCAGCCGGTTTAGCAGATAAAAAATGATAGCGGTCGCAACGAGTGCAA from Gammaproteobacteria bacterium encodes the following:
- a CDS encoding lipoprotein signal peptidase: MRRVAFRFLWISAAIIVFDQLSKWVALKYLLRHAEVAVAPFLNLTLVFNRGAAFGFLNSAEGWQNVFFVVIALVATAIIFYLLNRLSAAERSVAIGLSLILGGALGNLIDRFIHGHVIDFIDIYYKTWHWPAFNVADSAITIGAALLILDAFGIGTRKRHAES
- the ispH gene encoding 4-hydroxy-3-methylbut-2-enyl diphosphate reductase; this encodes MQVYLASPRGFCAGVDRAIEIVERALELFGAPIYVRHEVVHNRFVVDDLRAKGAVFVDELDQVPDGATVIFSAHGVSRAVQAQARNRGLRVFDATCPLVTKVHMEVVRHRKHGTELVLIGHAGHPEVEGTMGQVNDGIYLIQTVDDVAKLQVRDPQNLGYVTQTTLSVDDTKKIVDALHVRFPAIQGPKRDDICYATQNRQDAVKQLAGNCEVFLVVGSRNSSNSNRLREVAESLGARAYMIDGPEDIRREWLEGASRIGLTAGASAPEVLVQQVVARLTEWGASVVSGADQGNEGVVFPVPRALRS
- a CDS encoding prepilin-type N-terminal cleavage/methylation domain-containing protein; the encoded protein is MRARGFTLIELMIVVVIIGILASIAYPGYTTFMTQGRRSDAHTALLRITDVQEKFFTRCNSYASSLTATRDCANLGLGMTQLSPDHHYFLSLITGVVQSGGAIASNCSTINCGFTAIANPSGTGVTGRQPASDGCFGITSKGDKFFDKNCDGDYNDANDRSKWAN